A window from Scheffersomyces stipitis CBS 6054 chromosome 7, complete sequence encodes these proteins:
- a CDS encoding hypothetical uncharacterized conserved protein (go_function aldose 1-epimerase activity~go_process galactose metabolism), which translates to MPVEDNDSQVVLTHPEDNSTTVTILKYGANVLSWKNKGKEQLWLSEGAKVDGSKPVRGGIPLVFPVFGKQKDANHPTFPLPQHGFARSSEWEFLGQTSANPPTVQFALSPEQVSSEALKLWGNGDYDFTLILTVSLELDKLTTEIEVENAGEKEFEFNWLFHTYFRVPDITDTLVNNLIDQKCFDQLLAEEYVEKSPIISFHEEFDRIYKKVDYGKTFQIIEFGKVLINVVRKNLPDAVVWNPWIKKSDGMADFLPKNGYLNMLCVEPGNVSDFVKLQKGEKWTGAQILTVGGEIKVQSNIY; encoded by the coding sequence ATGCCTGTAGAAGACAACGACTCCCAAGTTGTGCTCACCCACCCAGAAGATAATTCCACCACCGTCACTATTCTTAAGTATGGTGCCAACGTACTCTCGTGGAAGAAcaaaggaaaagaacaacTCTGGCTCAGTGAAGGTGCCAAGGTTGATGGTTCTAAACCCGTCAGAGGAGGTATCCCATTAGTCTTCCCGGTATTTGGCAAACAGAAAGATGCAAACCATCCCACTTTCCCTCTTCCTCAGCACGGATTCGCCAGATCTTCGGAATGGGAATTCTTGGGCCAGACTTCTGCGAATCCTCCTACAGTGCAATTTGCCTTAAGCCCAGAACAGGTGCTGTCTGAAGCACTCAAGTTGTGGGGAAACGGCGACTACGACTTCACGCTTATCCTTACTGTCTCCTTGGAGTTGGACAAACTCACCACTGAGATCGAAGTGGAAAACGCGGGTGAAAAAGAGTTTGAGTTCAACTGGCTCTTCCACACTTACTTCAGAGTTCCAGATATCACAGACACCTTggtcaacaacttgatcgACCAGAAATGCTTTGACCAGCTTTTGGCCGAGGAATACGTGGAAAAGTCGCCTATCATCAGTTTCCACGAGGAATTCGACAGAATTTATAAGAAAGTTGATTATGGCAAAACTTTCCAGATCATCGAGTTTGGTAAAGTTTTGATCAATGTAGTCCGTAAGAATTTACCTGATGCTGTAGTCTGGAACCCTTGGATCAAGAAATCAGATGGAATGGCTGACTTCTTGCCTAAAAACGGTTACTTGAACATGCTCTGTGTAGAACCAGGTAACGTTTCAGATTTTGTCAAGTTGCAAAAGGGTGAAAAGTGGACTGGTGCCCAGATCTTGACAGTGGGGGGTGAGATCAAAGTCCAGTCAAATATCTACTAA
- a CDS encoding Aureobasidin A resistance protein: MSTILRSRAIQKPYQLFHYFFLSEKQPNNTLSDLSFDTDISISIRKFKNHNWTVKEVLHYGFLASVIFFVFIIFPASFLVKIPILAAFTFCFLLPLTSQFFVHALPIFSWLALYFSAGKIPTAWKPAISVKVLPAMETILYGDNLSNVLATVTTSFLDIVAWLPYGILHFSAPFVVAIFIFLFGPPTSLRSFGFAFGYMNLVGVMTQILFPAAAPWYKNLYGLEPANYSMHGSPGGLGRIDELLGFDMYTTAFSNSPVIFGAFPSLHSGCAVMDVLFLCWLFPKYRVLWWGYATYLWWSTMYLTHHYFIDLIGGAALSFVVFQYTRYNHLPVVEANKFCRWSYTEIEKIDIPTIDPLSSHFVSINDMESSIGNSRYNYPYFLEQHNNNGTLVEDFEMSTVSRSRQASRNLLPTTFAATEPAGVSLHQHLVEEEEEDISSMENSATPSVFEDEHHQMMSSTASQTSLEELESTASIHLDTPSSKSYNKSK, from the coding sequence ATGTCTACCATCCTCAGATCGAGAGCTATACAGAAGCCGTACCAGCTTTTCCactacttctttctttcagaAAAACAACCAAATAACACGCTTTCGGATCTCTCATTTGATACCGACATCTCAATCTCGATCAGAAAGTTCAAAAACCACAACTGGACTGTcaaagaagttcttcattATGGCTTCCTCGCTTCcgtcatcttctttgtcttcatAATATTTCCAGCCTCGTTCCTCGTCAAGATCCCCATCTTAGCTGCATTCACGTTCTGCTTCTTGTTACCCTTGACGTCACAGTTTTTTGTGCATGCATTGCCAATTTTCTCGTGGTTGGCGTTGTACTTCAGTGCTGGGAAGATTCCTACCGCATGGAAACCGGCCATTTCTGTTAAAGTCTTGCCAGCAATGGAGACTATCTTGTACGGGGACAATTTGTCCAACGTTTTAGCCACTGTtactacttctttcttggatATTGTAGCATGGCTTCCTTATGGAATTTTGCATTTTTCTGCTCCTTTTGTAGTCgctatcttcatcttcctctttgGACCTCCTACTTCACTTAGGTCATTTGGCTTTGCTTTCGGTTATATGAACTTGGTTGGTGTTATGACACAGATCTTGTTTCCAGCTGCTGCTCCCTGGTACAAGAACTTATACGGTTTAGAACCAGCCAATTACTCGATGCATGGATCTCCTGGAGGTTTAGGTAGGATTGACGAGTTGCTAGGCTTTGACATGTACACAACTGCTTTTTCGAACTCGCCAGTCATTTTCGGAgcatttccttctttgcaTTCTGGCTGTGCTGTCATGGAcgtcttgttcttgtgCTGGTTATTTCCAAAGTACCGTGTTTTGTGGTGGGGCTATGCTACGTATCTCTGGTGGAGTACGATGTATTTGACCCATCACTACTTCATCGACTTGATTGGTGGTGCAGCTTTGTCTTTTGTCGTTTTCCAGTACACCAGATACAACCATTTGCCGGTTGTAGAGGCCAACAAGTTCTGTAGATGGTCGTATACCGAAATCGAAAAGATCGACATTCCCACTATCGATCCATTGTCTTCTCATTTCGTCAGCATCAACGACATGGAGTCCAGCATTGGGAACTCGAGATACAACTACCCctactttcttgaacagCATAATAATAATGGAACCTTAGTGGAAGATTTCGAGATGTCAACTGTCTCCAGATCTAGACAGGCTTCAAGAAACTTATTGCCCACAACTTTCGCAGCTACTGAACCTGCTGGAGTTTCCTTACACCAACATTTGGttgaggaagaagaggaagacaTTTCTTCCATGGAAAACAGCGCTACCCCTTCCGTATTTGAAGACGAACATCATCAGATGATGAGTTCGACTGCATCGCAAACTTCTCTCGAAGAGTTGGAGTCTACAGCTTCTATCCATTTGGATACTCCAAGTTCAAAGAGCTACAACAAGAGCAAGTAA